TGTCGTATTACCTGCCACAGGGATTTTTATATAAAAATGTTTCCATGTTTTTGGACAGAGGAGATAAAATTGGTCTCACCGGTAAGAATGGTGTTGGAAAATCTACTCTTCTAAAAATTATTGCGGGCGATTTGCAGCCGACTGAAGGAAGTGTTTTGCGTGAAAAAAATCTGCAAATTGGTTTTCTAACCCAAGAACTGAAAATTGAAAAAGATAAAATAGTTAGAAATTACGTTGAAGAATCTAACGTTGAAGTTAACAGATTGAATGAGCAACTTGATGACGTGAATCATCAATTAGCAACGCGTACGGATTATGAGTCAGAAATCTATCACGATTTGATGGAACGCGTGACTCAAATTAATGACAGACTCACCGTGTTAGATGCCTATCAATTAAAAGAGAAAACTGAAACAGTATTGAAAGGTCTCGGATTTAAACCGAATGATTTGGATATGCCTTTGTCACAATTCAGTGGCGGATGGCAAATGCGGGCAGAATTAGCCAGATTACTTGTCAATAATCCGGATGTACTATTGATTGATGAGCCAACAAATCATTTGGATATTGTATCTATACAATGGCTTGAAAATTATCTAAAACAATTCAAGGGTGGATTAATTCTCATTTCACATGACAGACGATTTTTGGATAATGTTACCAACCGGACAATTGAAATCGCTAATCAACGCTTGTATGATTATAAATGTAATTACTCCAAATACCTTGTTTTGCATGCTGAAGAAATGGAGCGTACCATGCAGGCAAAAAAGAATCAGGATAAAGAAATTAAACGCACCGAAGATTTAATTAATAAATATCGCGCAAAAGCCAATAAGGCATCCTTTGCGCAAAGTTTGATAAAAAAACTAGACAAGGTTGAACGCATTGAAATTGATACCATAGAACGCAAGGCATTCAATCTGAAATTCTCACTTGCCAACGCATCCGGGAGAATGGTGCTTGACATTAAAAAGATGTCAAAAAAATTTGGGAATAAAATCATTTTTGACAACATGGATCTTGTGCTGGACAGAGGTGATAAGGTTGCCCTGTTGGGACCTAATGGAGTTGGAAAATCTACCCTGATCAAAGCAATCAACAAAGAAATTAACTATGAGGGTGAAATAATATTCGGTCACAACGTATCAATCGGATATTTTGCGCAAGACTCAGCTGAAAAACTCAACGGAGAAAAAACTGTTTTTGAAACCATAGATGAAATTGCAACCGGAGAAAAAAGAAAAGATATAAGAAATATTCTAGGTGCTTTTTTATTCGGTGGGGAAGAGATTGACAAAAAGGTGAAAGTACTTTCAGGAGGTGAACGGACTCGTCTTGCGATATGTAAATTGCTATTTCAGGATTTTAATTTCTTGATCATGGATGAGCCAACAAATCACCTTGATTTGAATAGCAAAGACATTCTGAAAGATGCCCTCAAAACTTATGAAGGCACCATTCTTCTTGTATCACACGACCGTGATTTTTTAGATGGATTGAGCACCAAAATATGGGAGATACAAAATGCACAAATCAGAACGCACTATTTTGATGTGAATGAATTTGTAGCACGCCTTAATAATGAGTTTTCAGGTAATCTATCAGAACAAAAAAAGCAAGATCAATCAACGGGTGATCATCGCAACCAGCACGAGAAACAAAAGGCAGACAAATCTCAACTCAGAAAACTTGAAAATCAATTGCGTAAATTAGAAAATGATATCGAAGCGCATGAAAAAAATCTGGCTGAAAAAAATGCTGCACTTGAACAAGTAGATTTTAGTGATACTGAAAAGTATCAAAAAATTGCGAGTGAGTATCAAGTATTGAGAACATCACTAGATCAATTGATGCTTGATTGGGAGGATGTGCAAACCAAGCTAGAGGAGATGCGCGAGTGAGAGCTTCAATCAATTCTGCAACTACTCTGCAAAATTGTTCTTTATGCGCTGAATTATTCTTTTTTAAATTCGCGTCTAAATCTCAGCAAGGGTTTTTCAAAAAAGTTATAACTCAGGTCAGCCACAATCCATGAGAGAATAAAACTGAGTGCGGTGAATCCTGCTTTTACGGCAACTGAGTTGATTTCAAAATCTAACGAATCAATACCAATCACAATGAGAACGTTGATAATGGATTGATAAATAATCATTCCAAAACTTATTTTTCCGAGATGAGAAATCAATTTATTATTTCTGAGTTTAATTGCAGAATTTTTGCCAAAGGTTTGTTCAAGTACGATGAATGAAAATATGACGCAAGTGAAAACCGGTGCTAAGCTAATCCAAACAAAATGATCGCTAAGCAAATAGGTGAATGCAACAACTATGAGGCCCGCTATATAAATTGGAACAATAAGTCGTTTGGGAATATTTTTTACTCGTTCAATCAGTTTGTCATTGTTACGTACTTTAATTGCCAGAAATATGCCACATCCAATGGCAACACCAAATGATAGAAAGTCAAATTGAAAAGGAAGATCAACAAAATAGTGAACAACTCTTGCTGCAATTC
This genomic stretch from Crocinitomicaceae bacterium harbors:
- a CDS encoding ABC-F family ATP-binding cassette domain-containing protein — its product is MIRLADLSYYLPQGFLYKNVSMFLDRGDKIGLTGKNGVGKSTLLKIIAGDLQPTEGSVLREKNLQIGFLTQELKIEKDKIVRNYVEESNVEVNRLNEQLDDVNHQLATRTDYESEIYHDLMERVTQINDRLTVLDAYQLKEKTETVLKGLGFKPNDLDMPLSQFSGGWQMRAELARLLVNNPDVLLIDEPTNHLDIVSIQWLENYLKQFKGGLILISHDRRFLDNVTNRTIEIANQRLYDYKCNYSKYLVLHAEEMERTMQAKKNQDKEIKRTEDLINKYRAKANKASFAQSLIKKLDKVERIEIDTIERKAFNLKFSLANASGRMVLDIKKMSKKFGNKIIFDNMDLVLDRGDKVALLGPNGVGKSTLIKAINKEINYEGEIIFGHNVSIGYFAQDSAEKLNGEKTVFETIDEIATGEKRKDIRNILGAFLFGGEEIDKKVKVLSGGERTRLAICKLLFQDFNFLIMDEPTNHLDLNSKDILKDALKTYEGTILLVSHDRDFLDGLSTKIWEIQNAQIRTHYFDVNEFVARLNNEFSGNLSEQKKQDQSTGDHRNQHEKQKADKSQLRKLENQLRKLENDIEAHEKNLAEKNAALEQVDFSDTEKYQKIASEYQVLRTSLDQLMLDWEDVQTKLEEMRE
- a CDS encoding acyltransferase codes for the protein MPKDKRLHFKDLDALRFFAFIPVFLFCVFYLTRTDTEGFHSEMTNLFEILATNSLDFFFFLSSFLLASHGLREYKYNQSFSLKSFYIRRVLRIAPLFIIALLFAFLLHPMIIKILKLIAVNTPSFTDFFIHLPGTLTGFTKEQYIYLLIAWTVYMFTQYYLVIGIILKNFEKHLDKIALAAVIVGIAARVVHYFVDLPFQFDFLSFGVAIGCGIFLAIKVRNNDKLIERVKNIPKRLIVPIYIAGLIVVAFTYLLSDHFVWISLAPVFTCVIFSFIVLEQTFGKNSAIKLRNNKLISHLGKISFGMIIYQSIINVLIVIGIDSLDFEINSVAVKAGFTALSFILSWIVADLSYNFFEKPLLRFRREFKKE